The following are from one region of the Arthrobacter sp. TMP15 genome:
- the dnaA gene encoding chromosomal replication initiator protein DnaA — MSTEDINDVGSSWRRVIRILERDERVSPRQRGFVVLTQPQGLIGNTLLVAVPNELTREVLQNQLSTALNEALSQVFSEDISCAFSVNADLVPHVKEEEPVALPSPDRNDRTDRHDVKERHERSELTSHNQRSDRTEHVSKPAPTLPSNSHEFGRLNPKYVFDSFVIGSSNRFAHAAAVAVAEAPAKAYNPLFIYGDSGLGKTHLLHAIGHYARRLYTGIRVRYVNSEEFTNDFINSIRDDEGASFKQLYRNVDILLIDDIQFLANKDATQEEFFHTFNALHNHNKQVVITSDLPPKRLQGFEERMRSRFEWGLLTDVQPPELETRIAILRKKAIGEGLSAPDDALEYIASKISTNIRELEGALIRVTAFASLNRQPVDVGLAELVLKDLITDDGAQEVTSAAILGQTAAYFNISLEELCSKSRTRSLVTARQIAMYLCRELTDMSLPKIGQEFGGRDHTTVMHADRKIRELMAERRAIYNQVTELTNKIKQQQREG, encoded by the coding sequence ATGAGCACTGAGGACATCAATGACGTTGGAAGTTCCTGGCGGCGAGTCATTAGGATTTTGGAACGCGATGAAAGGGTCTCTCCGCGACAGCGTGGTTTTGTAGTCCTTACACAACCCCAAGGACTGATCGGCAACACTCTTTTGGTGGCTGTACCCAACGAGCTAACTCGCGAAGTGTTGCAGAATCAGCTCAGCACCGCTCTCAACGAGGCCCTTTCACAGGTATTCTCCGAAGACATAAGTTGTGCGTTCAGTGTCAACGCCGACCTGGTTCCGCACGTAAAAGAGGAAGAGCCTGTTGCTTTACCATCTCCGGACCGCAACGATCGCACGGATCGACATGACGTTAAAGAGCGCCATGAGCGCAGTGAGCTCACCTCACATAATCAGCGTTCAGACCGCACAGAACATGTATCCAAGCCTGCACCAACTTTGCCCAGCAATTCGCACGAGTTTGGCCGGCTCAATCCCAAGTATGTTTTCGACTCTTTTGTGATTGGTTCATCCAATCGGTTCGCCCATGCAGCAGCAGTAGCTGTTGCTGAAGCCCCAGCAAAGGCCTACAACCCTTTGTTCATCTACGGAGATTCGGGTCTAGGCAAAACACATCTCCTTCACGCCATCGGACACTACGCCCGGCGGCTATATACGGGGATACGAGTACGCTATGTGAACTCTGAGGAGTTCACCAATGATTTCATCAACTCCATCCGCGATGACGAAGGGGCAAGCTTCAAGCAGCTCTACCGCAATGTAGACATCCTGCTCATCGACGATATTCAGTTCCTGGCAAATAAAGACGCAACCCAAGAAGAGTTCTTCCACACTTTCAATGCTCTTCATAACCACAACAAGCAGGTTGTCATCACTTCGGATCTGCCACCAAAGCGTCTGCAGGGATTCGAGGAGCGGATGCGTTCTCGCTTCGAGTGGGGTTTGTTGACGGATGTCCAGCCTCCGGAACTTGAAACTAGGATCGCTATCCTGCGTAAAAAGGCAATCGGTGAGGGTCTCTCTGCACCTGATGACGCGTTGGAATACATTGCTTCTAAAATCTCAACCAATATTCGTGAGCTGGAAGGCGCACTAATCCGCGTCACGGCGTTTGCCAGCTTGAACCGGCAGCCCGTTGATGTGGGTCTTGCGGAGCTCGTCCTCAAAGATCTCATCACTGACGATGGTGCCCAGGAAGTCACATCGGCGGCTATTTTGGGTCAAACTGCTGCCTACTTTAACATCTCCTTAGAGGAGCTATGCAGCAAATCCCGCACGCGTTCCTTAGTGACCGCCCGCCAGATCGCAATGTATCTGTGCCGTGAGCTAACAGACATGTCACTACCCAAAATTGGTCAGGAATTCGGTGGCCGCGACCACACGACCGTGATGCACGCTGATCGAAAAATCCGGGAACTAATGGCTGAACGTCGTGCCATCTATAACCAGGTCACAGAGCTCACAAACAAGATCAAACAGCAGCAACGCGAGGGTTAG